GGGCAAAAAAATTCAGCAAAACCCCGAATAATCACGATGATGCTGCTTGTTCCTATTCTCATTCATGCACCGATTGTTGGTGAGAGTGTGAAGTCTCTATGCTTTTGCTGAATCCTTTCAGCTTTAATACTGAATCGATTCAGCATATAATTCAACTCCGAGCAGAGATCAAAAATCGCGTTCTATGATCAGACGCACATAAAACGAGTAGGGATTATGACACTGGATGAAATTGCGAAATTGGCTGGGGTATCGAAAACCACCGCCAGTTATGTGATCAATGGTAAAGCACAAAAATACCGGATCAGTGAGAAAACTCAGCAAAAAGTGATGGCGGTGGTTGAGCAATACAATTTCCGGCCGGATCATGCAGCCTCTGCGCTGCGTGCGGGTAACAGCCGCTCCTTTGGTTTGATCATTCCTGATTTAGAGAACACCAGTTATGCGCGATTAGCCAAACTACTGGAGCAAAATTCGCGACAAGCCGGTTACCAAATCTTGATCGCTTGTTCGGATGATGATCCTGAGATTGAAGTGGCGGCGGCTGAGGCTCTGGTCTCTCGGCGGATTGATGCCTTGTTTGTTGCTAGCAGTATTCCTAATGCCAGTGATTTCTATCTCAAGCTGCAACAATCAGGAACCCCTGTGATTGCGATAGACCGAGCGTTGGACGATGAGTATTTCTCTTGCGTGATCAGTGAAGATTTTGGCGCCGCTTTTGAGCTCACTCGCTCAGTATTAAACAAGCAGATCCACAGTATCGGTTTAGTTGGGGCATTGCCTGAATTGAGCGTGTCTCGAGAGCGTGAGCAAGGCTTTGTCATGGCAGCAAAAGAGTGGGGGCTATCTACGCGGATTGGATATGGCGAACACTTTAACCGTGAAGAAGGACGTAAAGTGTTTGCTAAATGGGTGGAAAACCAACAGCTGCCGGATGCAGTAGTGGCCACCTCCTACACACTGTTGGAAGGTATTTTGGATGTCTTGCTTGAGCAGCCAGAATTGATGCAAAAAGTACGTTTAGCCACGTTTGGTGACAACCGGCTACTGGATTTTTTACCGATGCGTGTGAATTCGCTGCCTCAACAGTTTGAACTAATCGCGGATAGCGCATTGGCTTTAGCACTAAATGCTTCGGCAAAACGGTATCAAACTGGGGTTGAGCTCATTCCACGTCAATTGAAGGTAAGAAGCTAAAATTGCGCTGATAGCAAGGTGATGCCGATGAATGGTTCTGTTCACTTGTTGGCCGTCTTTGTGGCCAAGCGATGGCATTCATGGTTACGTTTTCATCGAAAAGGATGGGCTTAAGCCTAACTTATCGCAGTCACGCATCGAAATTGCGTGAAATAAAGGTATGATGTGCGCCAGTTTTTGTTTCCTCGACAGGAAAGGCATGAAATTTCTGCATACCTCTGACTGGCATCTTGGCCGCCAATTTCATCAAGTTTCCCTCTTGGCCGATCAGCGCGCCGTACTCGAGCAGTTGATCCACTTTCTGCGCGACAATCCTGTCGATGCGGTGATCGTAGCCGGTGATATTTATGATCGCTCAGTGCCGCCTACTGCGGCGATTGATCTGCTTGATGAAGTTGTGAGTGTGATATGCGGAGAACTCAACACGCCTTTGCTGATGATCCCCGGTAACCATGATGGTGCAAAGCGTTTAGGCTTTGCGGCCAAACAGATGAAAAAATCCGGCTTACACATTTTCGCGGATTTTGAACAGATGATGGAGCCTTTGGTGCTCCACTCTGAGCAAGCGGGTGAAGTGGCTTTTTGGGGCATGCCATACAACGATCCCGAATTGGTGCGCCACTATTATCAAAATGAAATCAACAGCCATGATGCTGCGCATCAACTGCTGTGTGAAAAAATCCTCGCTAAAGTGTCATCTTCCCAACGCAATGTTTTGATCAGTCACTGTTTTGTCGATGGAGCGATGGAGTCAGAATCTGAGCGTCCGTTATCCATTGGGGGATCTGATCGCGTTGATCATCGCCATTTTTTGCCGTTTGATTATGTCGCATTAGGGCACCTGCATCAGCCACAAATGAAAGGGGTTGAATACATCCGTTATTCGGGTTCTTTAATGAAATACAGTTTTGGGGAGCAGCACCAAAGCAAAGGAGCAACCTTAGTGGAGTTAGATCGCCAAGGTTTTGTCCGAGCAACAGCAATACCTCTGCAAGCCCCACATCAGATGCGAATTATTGAAGGTGAACTGGAAGCGATTCTCGCGGCAGGTGCAACCGATCCGCAGGCTGAGGATTATCTCTTGGTTCGTCTCTTAGATAAGCATGCCATTCTTGACCCAATGGAAAAATTACGCCAAGTCTATCCGAATGTGCTGCATATCGAAAAGCCCGGCATGCTGATTGGAATCGATCAGGAGATGGGCAAGGCGCGATTAGCTCGTGGAGAGCTTGATATGTTTCGTGACTTTTTCTTAGAGGCTAAACGTGAACCGCTAACGGAGCAACAAGAGCAAGTGGTGGTCGAGGTGATCCAACGTTTAAAAACAGAGGGGCAATAACATGCGTCCGATAATGCTAACCTTGCAAGCCTTTGGTCCTTTCGCTGGTAGAGAAGTCATTGATTTCACAGAACTTGGTGATGCTCCACTGTTTTTGATTAATGGCGCAACTGGGGCGGGGAAAAGCTCGATTCTTGATGCAATTTGTTATGCCTTGTACGGTGAAACTACTGGTAGTGAGCGAACTGGCGACCAAATGCGCTGTGATTTCGCCGATCCAGACACGTTAACCGAAGTTTGCTTTGAGTTTGAACTGGGTGGAGCGCATTACCAAATCACTCGGCAGCCGGATCAGGAAATCCCGAAAAAACGTGGCGAAGGCATGACTAAGAAAGCCCATTCCGCCACTTTGCTTGCTTTAAAGCAGGGCTCTGAGGAACTGATCGCCAATCGCCCGACACCGGTGGCTAAAGCGGTGGTTGAATTAATTGGGCTGGATGTAAAACAATTCCGCCAAGTGATGGTGTTGCCACAGGGCAAGTTTCGTGAATTGCTGACGGCCAATTCTAAAGAGCGCGAGCAGATTTTTGGTCAGCTTTTTCAAACTCAACTCTATAGCCAGATTGAGCGTGCGCTATTTGAACGCGCAGCAGGCATTCGCAAAGAGAAAGAAGAATTTGATCAGCAAATCAAAGGTACATTGCATGTAGTGGGCTTGGAGAATGAACAGCAGCTGCACCTCGAGCTTGCGCAAATTGCACCATTAGTTGTGCAAGCACAGCAGGCATTAAAAAATGAGCAACAGGTTCTGGATCAAAGCAAAGCCCAGTATCAATCGGCTCTTGAACTCAATCAGCAGTTTGCTCGTCAGCAGCAATTAGTCACAGAAATAGCCTTGCATCAGCAACAGAAAATGCAGATTGATGTGTTACGCGAACAGCGTCAGCAAGCCCAAAAGGCGATACACCTAACGGCGGTGCATCAGCAGTGGCATCAAACCCATAAAACGCAAATCCATGCTGCGCAGAGAGTTGAACAGCAAAATCTACTGCTACAACAGAGCGAACAGCAACAGCAGCAAGCCCAGTGGGCAAGCCAACAGGCTAGTTTAGCTTGTGAAGTATTACCTGAGTTAAACGAACAACGTATACAGTGGCAGCGTGCTGAACAAAAACTTTTAGCGCAAGAGAGTGTGCAGCAACGGGTTGCCAAAGCTGAACGTGATTTACAGCTCACTACTCAAAATACGCTCAATTTACAAAGTGCCAGTGAGCAGCTAGTTCAAGAGATCCAAAATAAACGTTTGGAATGGGAGCAGCAACAGCGCCAACTGACTCGTCTGGAAGCTCAAAAAGCGCAGCTCAACTTGCTTACACCACAGATCCAAGATCGAGAACGGGAACAAACGCTCAGCAATGAACGACAGCGTGCTCTGCAAGAATCCCAGCGTTTTGAACAGCAATATCGACAAATACAGACACAAGCGCAACAAGCGAAGCAAGTGGCCGATGAGCTAGAACTGTCATGGCATACTCAACGTGCTGCTGAGTTGGCACAGGAGTTGATGCCCAATCAACCTTGCCCTGTGTGCGGCAGTTTTGAGCACCCCCATAAAGCACAGCTTCATGGTGACGTTGTCACCAAAGTTCAGGTTAAGCAGGCTCGGCAATACCAACAGCAATGGCTTGAACAAGAACAAGCCGCGCTCAGTGCATGGCAGCAGCAGTGCTTTCAGTTGCAGCAGCTAGAGCAAGGATCGAACACGCTCGTTGCTGAATTAAAAACGCAAAATATTGCATCTCTTGCAGAGCTAATCGAGCAGCAACGAGCTCTGCGCAATGAAATCAATGCGTTACAACAACTCAATCCTGATCTTTTGCAGCGACAAATTGAAGAGTGCGAGCAACGTTTAGTACAAAGTAAAGCGGCACTCGAAAAACAAAATCATAATAAACAGCAAGCATGGCAGGTGTTGACTCAAGCACAAGCCGAGCTTGCAAGTCTGCAACAAGAGATACCAGAAGCACTTTCTGATCTCACTCAGCTACGCAGTGAAATTCAGCGAGTGCAAATCCAAATTGACTCATTGCAAAAAAACGAACAAGTGGCTCGAGAGCAATGGGTTCAAGCGCAAAAGCACCTTGCCAGTGTTCAGGCGGCATATCAAGCCGCCGTTGAGCAGCATAAGGAAAGCCAGCAACAAGCCCAACAGGCTGCACAAGCGTGGCAAGAAGGATTGAAATATTACGGTATGCATGATGAGCAGCACTATTTGCAATCACGCTTAACAGATGAAGCCATGCTCCAAATCGAAACACAAATTGCTCAGTATGAAGAGCGGGGAGCGATGCTCAACGGTGAGCAACAGGCTTTGACACGCAAGCTTGTGGATAAAACGCCACCGGATCTTGAACCGATGTTAGCCATGGTGCAAGAGCATGAAGTGCGCGTTTCCAACGCGTTACAACAGTTTACACAGCATCAATCGCGCATGGATGGTTTGCAGCGAGTGTCTAAACAACTCACTGAGCTTTATCAAAAAAACCAAGTGCTTGAAGCCGAATATCAAGTAGTGGGCACACTCAGTGATATTGCGAATGGCAAAACGGGAGCCAAAGTGAGCTTGCATCGCTTTGTGTTGGGGGTGCTATTGGATGATGTACTACTCCAAGCCTCGCAGAGGCTACTCAAAATGAGTCGTGGCCGCTATCTACTCAAACGCAAAGAGGAGCGGGCAAAAGGCAACGTTGGCTCTGGTTTAGATTTGATGGTCGAAGATAGCTACAGTGGCAAATGGCGTGATGTTGCGACGTTATCTGGCGGGGAGTCTTTCATGGCGGCACTCGCGTTGGCGCTTGGGTTGTCGGATGTGGTGCAATCGTATAGTGGTGGAATCCGCTTAGATACCCTGTTTATTGATGAAGGCTTCGGCAGCTTAGATCCTGAATCGCTCGATCTCGCGATTCAAACTCTAATAGATCTACAGCAGGGAGGTAGAACCATAGGTATTATTTCTCATGTTTCCGAGCTAAAGGAGCAGATCGGGCAAAGATTGGATGTGTTGGCGACAAGAATGGGTAGCACATTGCACCTGGTTTCCTAGAGTAAAACGATGAGCTTTGATGATTATCACTGACCTCAGTGATAATCATCGATAGACTATGCGCATTTTGATGAGTATGAAAAGAATAAAGAGTCAGTGGCTGTGAGCATAGATGTAATAAAAAAAGTATACCAGTTTGCCGAACCCAACCTTTCTTTGGTGGGATGGATGGGAATGCTTGGTTTCCCTGCTTATTACATCATTTGGGAGTATTGGTTTCCGCAATCATACGAAAATTTAGGGCTGCGCTGTGCGGCAGCGGTTCTGTTTGGCGGGCTGGTGTTTCGTGATTCGATGCCTAAGAAATGGCAGCGGTATATGCCGGGCTATTTTCTATTCACCATAGGTTTCTGCTTACCCTTTTTCTTCGCTTTTATGATGTTAATGAATGACTGGTCGACAATTTGGGCCATGTCGTTTATGGCGTCCATTTTTCTGCATATTCTCTTAGTGCACGATACGAGAGTGATGGCGTTACAAGCACTTTTCTCCGTGTTGGTGGCCTATCTTGCGGTATATGGTTTGACGGATTTTCACCCGACGACTTTGATTGAATGGCAATACATACCGATCTTTTTGTTTACTTATGTGTTTGGGAATTTATGTTTTTTCCGTAACCAAATTTCTCATGAGACCAAAGTGTCGATTGCCAAAACGTTCGGAGCGGGGATTGCCCATGAAATGCGTAATCCACTCAGCGCTTTGAAAACGTCGATTGATGTTGTGCGAACCATGATCCCTAAACCGCAAACTGCAGCTCATACGGATTATTCCTTGGATGCGCAAGAGCTGGATCTGCTGCATCAAATTTTGAATGAAGCTGATGATGTCATCTACTCTGGCAATAACGCGATTGATTTGCTGCTCACCTCGATTGATGAAAACCGTGTCTCTCAGGCGAGTTTTAAAAAACACTCAGTGGTAGATGTGATTGAAAAAGCAGTGAAAACTTTTCCGTATAAAAATGCAGCGGACCAGCACTCGGTAGAGCTTGAAGTGCATCAGCCGTTTGACTTTTTTGGCAGTGATACTCTACTGACTTATGCGCTATTTAACCTGTTGAAAAATGCCTTCTATTACCAAAAAGAGCATTTCTCGGTGCGTATTTCCATTGAACAAACCAGTGAGCAGAACCTTATTCGAGTCCGTGATAACGGCGTGGGGATTGCGCCAGAGATGTTGGAAGACATTTTCCGTGATTTCTATACCTTCGGTAAAAATGGCAGCTATGGGCTAGGATTGCCATTTTGCCGCAAAGTGATGTCCGCATTTGGGGGGATGATTCGCTGTGCGTCTCAACAAGGTCAATGGACAGAATTCGTATTGAGCTTTCCTCGTTACGATTCCGATACGGTTAACGAGATAAAAACAGAACTGCTGAAAACCAAATCGCTCATTTATATTGGCTCAAATCAAGCTATCGTTCGAGAGTTAAATCAGCTCGCAGTAGAAGATGAGTTTGGTTTTACCGCTATTTCTGCGCAGCAAGCAGTAAGACGCCAAGATTATGAGTTTGAGTTCGACCTTATTTTGCTCGACCTTGATGACGCTACGGCGCAGGGAGAACTACTGCCGAAACTTGAAGGGACATTGAGTTTTGCAGAAGGCTGTATCGGCTATGTGTATGATCCGGGCAAAACGTATGCAGTAAACATTAACCGTTATCTGCGTATCCAACCGATCAGTATTCACTCTATTCTCAGAAAGCCGCGGAAAATCATCGAACGCTTGTTGTTTGAGCAAGAATCCTTATCGATGAATCGTAACGTGATCCCCTTGCAAAAGAGTCGGCATGAACGACGTATTTTGGTGGTTGATGATAATCAATCGATCCGAACTTTTACGGCTATTTTGCTTGAGCAACAAGGTTATGAAGTGGTGCAAGCCAACGATGGTAGTGAAGTGCTCAAGCATATGGAGAGTAAAAACATCGATTTAGTGTTGATGGACATTGAAATGCCGAATGTCGGGGGATTAGAAGCGACGCGTTTAATTCGCGACTCTGAGCATGAATATAAAAATATTCCGATCATTGGTTACACCGGTGATAACAGCCCCAAAACCTTGGCTCTGGTACAAACCTCCGGCATGAATGATTTCATTGTGAAGCCTGCTGACCGTGATGTATTGCTAAATAAAGTGGCAGCTTGGGTGTAGCTATTTTAGAGAAAAGTGGGAGAACGAGTTCTCCCACGGCTTATGCAAGGAAACGTTAAATTCTTTAGGAATAACGTTTAGCAGTTTTTGTTATTTATGCATTTAACGAAAATAAAAATCACCGCAGTTGACCGCATCAGAACAAACCTCAATTATTTTGGCGATTTGATCATCGTTCACATCACTATTGAGTGATAAGCGAATAATGTTTTTATTCTTTGAAGTTGCCGGTCGGCAGAATACTGAGCCAAACACTCCATTATTTTCTAAATAATCACGAACTTTTTCGGTATTTCGTTCATCTCCTGTTTCTAGACCAATAATTTGGCTCTCACTGCGAATGGTTAATCCCAGCTGGGATAATCCTATGCGTAATTTTCTTGCCATACGATCTAAATGCTGACGACGATTATCCGCAGATTCAATAATCTCTAAAGTCGTTTCTAATCCTGCCGCTTCATAAGGCAGCAAAGTAGAACTAAAAATAGCTGGATAACTAATAAAAGGAACGCAGCGATTCACTTCATTGTTACACCAAATGGCTCCTGCGCGATAAGCAAAGGTTTTGGCCAAACTAGCGGTCATAAAATGCACTTCACGAGTGAGGCCTAATTCTGCCAATAAACCTGCACCATTAGGGCCATGTGTGCCCAAAGAGTGGGATTCATCGACTAATAAGGCGCAGCCAAACTCTTTACTGATATTGACCAGTTCCGCCAGCGGTGCAATCGTACCTAAAGTGCTGTAAATCGAGTCTACGACAATGATCCCAGGACCATGACGTTGAATCAGCATACGTAAATGGTCACAGTTATTATGCATAAAAGGATGCGCCTGAGCATTGGCGTAGCGTGCCCCTTCCCATAACGACATGTGCGCGAAAAAATCAATGTAAACATTCGTACTGGGCTGGCAGATGGTTTGTAATAAACCGACGTTTGCGTTCCAACCAGATTGAGATAATAGACATTCATCAAAGCCTGTGAACTTAGCCAGACGTTTCTCAATCATGGGTTTGTCATAGTCATTTTGTAGAAATGAGGCTGACATAAATAAGCTTTGTTGTTCTTCCAGTAATGACTTCGCCAAACGAGCTTTAATCAATGGATGGTTAGCTAAAGCAAGATAATCATTACTTTGTAAAATAATATCCTCTTTGCTGGCGTGTTTGCCTAATACTAAATGTTTCCCATTTTTGTTTATAGCAATAAAATTTTCAATATAGTGATTAATCTTATCCTGAATAAAATCAGGAAGATGTGGTCTATTCATTACAATATATCCTAGTTCTAAATTATTTAATGCCAGCTGACGAGTGATATATTGCGTGATTAAAAACGTCTGTCATCTGGGAAAAATTATTTTTATTAGCAACTTAGAATAATTAATAATTCTCGATGGTGAGGGGAGGAAAAATCATTAGGGGTAGGGGCTCTACCCCGAAGAATATCCTGACATTAAAAATAAATTAAGAGCTTACTGAATTATTTTTAAATAGCTCAGGCCAATACATTTTTAGGTAACCCCAAGAAACCCAAGCGACCAAAATAGTCGCAATCGTGATCTCTAAAAAACCAAAATAGTGTAACCAGTACCATTGGGGATGCTGAGTTGAAAAAAATTCCGTTAAACGTTGCATCGCTACAGCGCTTATCACTGAAGGAAAAGTTACAGCGGCAATCGAAGGCTGAAATTGCAACCGTAACAGGCGTAAATAACAAAGATAGATCAGCAGCGTCATGGTGATGGCGATGCCGGCGAGTGCTCCCGTTAAAATGGGGTCTGGCTGATGGAAGTTAACCAGATAAGTGGCGAGCGTTAAGTTGATTGGTGCGGCCATGATAGCCAAAGTTGGGCGTGCTCGTTTGGGCAGGGTCCCTGCAAATACCAACCGATAGAGCACGACAGGCAGCATCACAAAGTAGATCGCAATGCAAACATTCACTAGGGTTTCAGAAAAGAGTGTGTGACCAAATTGGGTTCCCGCCAATGAGCTACTAATTACCCCTACCGGATACAAAAACCAGCTAGGGACAATATTGGCAAGTTTGAACTGACGAAGCTGAAAATAGAAGAACAGTATCATCATAGTCAAATGCAGTAACAATGCGGCAGCCCAGATCGGGTAGGCAATAAAAGGAGAAAGGATGGCAAGATAATCACACAAAATCAGTAGTGCCATACTCATAGGAGCCATTAAACTCCCAGAGATGGGATGTCTTAGATCGGAGATAAACGTTCGCCAATTCAAATACTTAAGTAATACTGGCAGCAGTAACAAGGCACCACT
This genomic window from Vibrio mimicus contains:
- the cra gene encoding catabolite repressor/activator — its product is MTLDEIAKLAGVSKTTASYVINGKAQKYRISEKTQQKVMAVVEQYNFRPDHAASALRAGNSRSFGLIIPDLENTSYARLAKLLEQNSRQAGYQILIACSDDDPEIEVAAAEALVSRRIDALFVASSIPNASDFYLKLQQSGTPVIAIDRALDDEYFSCVISEDFGAAFELTRSVLNKQIHSIGLVGALPELSVSREREQGFVMAAKEWGLSTRIGYGEHFNREEGRKVFAKWVENQQLPDAVVATSYTLLEGILDVLLEQPELMQKVRLATFGDNRLLDFLPMRVNSLPQQFELIADSALALALNASAKRYQTGVELIPRQLKVRS
- a CDS encoding exonuclease SbcCD subunit D; the encoded protein is MKFLHTSDWHLGRQFHQVSLLADQRAVLEQLIHFLRDNPVDAVIVAGDIYDRSVPPTAAIDLLDEVVSVICGELNTPLLMIPGNHDGAKRLGFAAKQMKKSGLHIFADFEQMMEPLVLHSEQAGEVAFWGMPYNDPELVRHYYQNEINSHDAAHQLLCEKILAKVSSSQRNVLISHCFVDGAMESESERPLSIGGSDRVDHRHFLPFDYVALGHLHQPQMKGVEYIRYSGSLMKYSFGEQHQSKGATLVELDRQGFVRATAIPLQAPHQMRIIEGELEAILAAGATDPQAEDYLLVRLLDKHAILDPMEKLRQVYPNVLHIEKPGMLIGIDQEMGKARLARGELDMFRDFFLEAKREPLTEQQEQVVVEVIQRLKTEGQ
- a CDS encoding AAA family ATPase, with the protein product MRPIMLTLQAFGPFAGREVIDFTELGDAPLFLINGATGAGKSSILDAICYALYGETTGSERTGDQMRCDFADPDTLTEVCFEFELGGAHYQITRQPDQEIPKKRGEGMTKKAHSATLLALKQGSEELIANRPTPVAKAVVELIGLDVKQFRQVMVLPQGKFRELLTANSKEREQIFGQLFQTQLYSQIERALFERAAGIRKEKEEFDQQIKGTLHVVGLENEQQLHLELAQIAPLVVQAQQALKNEQQVLDQSKAQYQSALELNQQFARQQQLVTEIALHQQQKMQIDVLREQRQQAQKAIHLTAVHQQWHQTHKTQIHAAQRVEQQNLLLQQSEQQQQQAQWASQQASLACEVLPELNEQRIQWQRAEQKLLAQESVQQRVAKAERDLQLTTQNTLNLQSASEQLVQEIQNKRLEWEQQQRQLTRLEAQKAQLNLLTPQIQDREREQTLSNERQRALQESQRFEQQYRQIQTQAQQAKQVADELELSWHTQRAAELAQELMPNQPCPVCGSFEHPHKAQLHGDVVTKVQVKQARQYQQQWLEQEQAALSAWQQQCFQLQQLEQGSNTLVAELKTQNIASLAELIEQQRALRNEINALQQLNPDLLQRQIEECEQRLVQSKAALEKQNHNKQQAWQVLTQAQAELASLQQEIPEALSDLTQLRSEIQRVQIQIDSLQKNEQVAREQWVQAQKHLASVQAAYQAAVEQHKESQQQAQQAAQAWQEGLKYYGMHDEQHYLQSRLTDEAMLQIETQIAQYEERGAMLNGEQQALTRKLVDKTPPDLEPMLAMVQEHEVRVSNALQQFTQHQSRMDGLQRVSKQLTELYQKNQVLEAEYQVVGTLSDIANGKTGAKVSLHRFVLGVLLDDVLLQASQRLLKMSRGRYLLKRKEERAKGNVGSGLDLMVEDSYSGKWRDVATLSGGESFMAALALALGLSDVVQSYSGGIRLDTLFIDEGFGSLDPESLDLAIQTLIDLQQGGRTIGIISHVSELKEQIGQRLDVLATRMGSTLHLVS
- the cqsS gene encoding quorum-sensing CAI-1 autoinducer sensor kinase/phosphatase CqsS, which codes for MAVSIDVIKKVYQFAEPNLSLVGWMGMLGFPAYYIIWEYWFPQSYENLGLRCAAAVLFGGLVFRDSMPKKWQRYMPGYFLFTIGFCLPFFFAFMMLMNDWSTIWAMSFMASIFLHILLVHDTRVMALQALFSVLVAYLAVYGLTDFHPTTLIEWQYIPIFLFTYVFGNLCFFRNQISHETKVSIAKTFGAGIAHEMRNPLSALKTSIDVVRTMIPKPQTAAHTDYSLDAQELDLLHQILNEADDVIYSGNNAIDLLLTSIDENRVSQASFKKHSVVDVIEKAVKTFPYKNAADQHSVELEVHQPFDFFGSDTLLTYALFNLLKNAFYYQKEHFSVRISIEQTSEQNLIRVRDNGVGIAPEMLEDIFRDFYTFGKNGSYGLGLPFCRKVMSAFGGMIRCASQQGQWTEFVLSFPRYDSDTVNEIKTELLKTKSLIYIGSNQAIVRELNQLAVEDEFGFTAISAQQAVRRQDYEFEFDLILLDLDDATAQGELLPKLEGTLSFAEGCIGYVYDPGKTYAVNINRYLRIQPISIHSILRKPRKIIERLLFEQESLSMNRNVIPLQKSRHERRILVVDDNQSIRTFTAILLEQQGYEVVQANDGSEVLKHMESKNIDLVLMDIEMPNVGGLEATRLIRDSEHEYKNIPIIGYTGDNSPKTLALVQTSGMNDFIVKPADRDVLLNKVAAWV
- the cqsA gene encoding alpha-hydroxyketone-type quorum-sensing autoinducer synthase — translated: MNRPHLPDFIQDKINHYIENFIAINKNGKHLVLGKHASKEDIILQSNDYLALANHPLIKARLAKSLLEEQQSLFMSASFLQNDYDKPMIEKRLAKFTGFDECLLSQSGWNANVGLLQTICQPSTNVYIDFFAHMSLWEGARYANAQAHPFMHNNCDHLRMLIQRHGPGIIVVDSIYSTLGTIAPLAELVNISKEFGCALLVDESHSLGTHGPNGAGLLAELGLTREVHFMTASLAKTFAYRAGAIWCNNEVNRCVPFISYPAIFSSTLLPYEAAGLETTLEIIESADNRRQHLDRMARKLRIGLSQLGLTIRSESQIIGLETGDERNTEKVRDYLENNGVFGSVFCRPATSKNKNIIRLSLNSDVNDDQIAKIIEVCSDAVNCGDFYFR
- a CDS encoding TDT family transporter, with product MNWYRFTQVQNVPPSQAALALGMIGLGHAWVLYYPPLGLILRPYLAFSGALLLLPVLLKYLNWRTFISDLRHPISGSLMAPMSMALLILCDYLAILSPFIAYPIWAAALLLHLTMMILFFYFQLRQFKLANIVPSWFLYPVGVISSSLAGTQFGHTLFSETLVNVCIAIYFVMLPVVLYRLVFAGTLPKRARPTLAIMAAPINLTLATYLVNFHQPDPILTGALAGIAITMTLLIYLCYLRLLRLQFQPSIAAVTFPSVISAVAMQRLTEFFSTQHPQWYWLHYFGFLEITIATILVAWVSWGYLKMYWPELFKNNSVSS